The Vibrio sp. NTOU-M3 genomic sequence CGCTGTACTGTTGAGTCTGGTTTGTATGTTACTGCGGGTTCGAAAGTACGTATGCTTGACTCTTCTGGTCAAGAAGTGGAAATCGTTAAAGCACGTGACCTTGCTGGCGTTTCCGATCTTCTATTCCGCCGCAACTCAGTGACGGGTCAAATCGAATGCCTAGCAAACAAATCTGCAGTTGAGCTAAACAGCGAGCTACACAGCAATAACTAATCACATTCGTGATAAGGTTTTAGTCGATCCTCGGTCATATTGGCCGAGGCTTTTTCTTTCGAAAACCATTGTAATTGGTACGACCAGAACAATAATCCTCCCTCATTCTTTTATCATTTTTCACTCTAGCGCGGTATTTTTCTTTACCTCAACCCTTCACATTTCATTAATAATGGTTAACAAATTGTAATTAACACAATAAGTTAGCATTATCTCAATAAGTTTTTACGATTCTACACCCCTTACCAATACAGCCTTCCTTGTTGTACATAGCCCTTTTATTCGTTTTTGCGTAAATAATGACATATTTAACAAAAAATCTATTTTCATTTAATAAAAGCATGCTCGAACGCTCATTTTGATTGTTTGTTTATTTTCGCAATCGTTTTTATATGCACAATGACAGCGTGCCAGAACCACTCTGGTGCATGTGAAACAAAAAGGACTCTGCACATGACTACAACAAAACAACCCTCCCTACTGGGAGCGTGCCTGGCCGAGTTTATTGGTACAGGACTCTTAATCTTTTTTGGCGTCGGCTGCGTCGCCGCACTGGTATTAGCGGGTGCACAATTCGGGCAATGGGAAATCAGTATCGTTTGGGGATTCGGGGTCTCCATCGCGATTTACTGTACCGCTGGCGTTTCAGGGGCCCACATAAACCCTGCCGTGACCATCGCTTTAGCGGCTTTCCACGGTTTTGATAAAGCAAAAGTACTGCCTTACATTATCTCTCAACTTCTTGGTGCTTTTTGCTCTGCGGCTTTGGTTTACAGCCTATACAGTAACCTGTTTACTGAATACGAAATCGCACATAACTTTGTGCGCAGTAGTGAAGAAGCCCTTGCGACTGCGGGTATTTTCTCTACCTACCCGAACGCTGCACTCTCATTCTTTGGCGCTTTTGCGGTTGAATTTGTCATTACCGCAGTTCTCATGTTTGCCATTTTGGCTCTCGGTGATGAGAACAATGGCGCATCACGTGGTGCGATGAACCCGCTGCTGATCGGTATTCTGATCGC encodes the following:
- a CDS encoding MIP/aquaporin family protein: MTTTKQPSLLGACLAEFIGTGLLIFFGVGCVAALVLAGAQFGQWEISIVWGFGVSIAIYCTAGVSGAHINPAVTIALAAFHGFDKAKVLPYIISQLLGAFCSAALVYSLYSNLFTEYEIAHNFVRSSEEALATAGIFSTYPNAALSFFGAFAVEFVITAVLMFAILALGDENNGASRGAMNPLLIGILIAVIGGSLGPLTGFAMNPARDFGPKLFAYFAGWDYALSGARDIPYFIVPILAPIAGACFGGWLYPKAIAAHLPQVGQGCTIPNQCDSTEETEQARV